CCTGCCGCTTTTTCTATTTCACTCATTTTATCGTATTCGGCTCACGCCGGATAGAACGACAGAAAAGCCCCCGTTTTTTTAGGAACGGGGACTTTTACGGTACTTTTCCAGTTATTCAAACAATGGGCTGACCGGTTTCTGATTATGGACGCGGTCGATGGCATCTGCAAGCAGCGGAGCAACAGACAAAGTTGTGATTTTATCGATCTGCTTGTCTTCGCCTTTTCTTCTTAAATCAATTATTTGAAAATTTCGATGAATTATTTTTTCGTTTCCGGTTCCACGATTCCCTTTTCCAGCTCCGATAAGGTTTTTCCGTGTAAGTAATGCTGCTTCACTTGGTCTGGCATCACGACGTCGATTCCCGCTGCCTGAAGTAGCTCTTTAAAAAAGTCATTCTCCATCATAAATTTTGTGCCGAGCAATGCGACTTTTTGAGCTCGAGCTACTGTGCTTCGTCATGCGCCGCTTCCACGCTGCTGATAAGCGGAATGGCCGCTATAACGATATGCGGTGTATTCGTAGCGAGCACAGCGAATTCCGCTCCCGCTCGGCGCAGTAAAAAGAAGCCAAGCAATTTGCTTGGCTTCCCTATGATCTTAAAGATAATCACGTTCAACCTCGAAAGTTCGGAAATCATCATGGACTTCTTCTTCGCCTTCAAAAGCCTTTAAGTGACTGGTTATATAGAAATTCTTTTCATCAGACTTCATCGTACTGATGGATTCAATCCGAGTCTGCCAGTCACCTCTTCCGAGCGTCAGTGTCCATTCACACCGGATTGAAGCTGAAAGCGGATCTCCTTCTGTAATTTTGTAAATATTCCGGTTCGTACTTCCATATTCCACTCCGTTGGAAGGAAGCCGACGGGCGCCTTCGTCGGAATAGTCGTCCAGAATCCATTCTCCAGTAACCGTATTATGGTGAATTTCCCTGAGCCGTCCTGCTTCCCTTAAAACCTCCCGATCCAAAACTTCTGCTGTTTCCGCCTGTTTAAACGGCGTGACTGCTGCCATCTTATCCGGTTCCGTGTAAAGAGGCAAGAGCAGACGGGACTCGGCGCATTTCACAAGGTCAATCGATGCCTCTTCCGGAGATGGCCACATATGCGGCCAGTACGTGGGCGCAATGGAAACCTGTAGCTTGTGGCCCTTTGGAAGCCGATAGGCGATAGCGTCAAGTTCGATCTCCACCTCAAATTCCTCATTAACCGGCACATCTTCAGGATGCTCGTGACTCTTGCGGTGAGTTAAGTTAAGCTGCCCCCATGTAATCAGTTTGGATGTTCCTTCAGGCGCCAGGTCACTTAGCCGGACCGCAAGCTGCGCACGTTTTTTGTCACTGATCAATTTCAGTTGAATGGTTGGAAATCCATAGATAGATATATCCTGCTGCAACTCGGGTCCTGCAAAAGTGGTGGAAAGAGCATTTTCAATATTCTGGTCAGAAGGCATGTCTCCTTCCTGACCGAATGGACAGAAGACGCCTGCATACAAGCCATGTTGCTGATTCTCCTTGAGGCGTTCTATCCCTTCTGTAGGAGTGTTTTCCAAGATGTTTTCCCCAAAATAATATATTTCGTTCTGCACATTCGGCGATGGCCACTTCTCTTCAGCCATCCATTTTCCTGGCCGATAATCGTAATGAGTTTGCGGCGGCACCGCTTCCTGCATCCAG
Above is a genomic segment from Planococcus lenghuensis containing:
- a CDS encoding CocE/NonD family hydrolase; protein product: MVFNVRESTRTVRKDFPYEVEVTDHVWIPMSDGTRLSAKIWLPENTLETPVPAILEYIPYRKNEFTALRDSLRHPYFAGHGYASIRVDLRGSGDSEGILYDEYLKQEQDDALEVLDWISKQPWSIGSVGMIGKSWGGFNGLQVAARQHPSLKAIITLCSTDDRYADDVHYKGGSLLASDMLWWASTMHVYNARPADPEHVGDSWRENWLHRLRETPPFIEEWMRHQRRDDYWKHGSVCEDYSAVRVPVYAVGGWADGYTNAIFRLLENLQGPKKGLIGPWAHEYPEMAVPGPQIGFLQECLRWWDQWLKEEETGIMEEPEVRFWMQEAVPPQTHYDYRPGKWMAEEKWPSPNVQNEIYYFGENILENTPTEGIERLKENQQHGLYAGVFCPFGQEGDMPSDQNIENALSTTFAGPELQQDISIYGFPTIQLKLISDKKRAQLAVRLSDLAPEGTSKLITWGQLNLTHRKSHEHPEDVPVNEEFEVEIELDAIAYRLPKGHKLQVSIAPTYWPHMWPSPEEASIDLVKCAESRLLLPLYTEPDKMAAVTPFKQAETAEVLDREVLREAGRLREIHHNTVTGEWILDDYSDEGARRLPSNGVEYGSTNRNIYKITEGDPLSASIRCEWTLTLGRGDWQTRIESISTMKSDEKNFYITSHLKAFEGEEEVHDDFRTFEVERDYL